The genomic region GCGAAGGCCCTGGCTCTGGGTGCAGAGTGCCATGGGGAGCGAGGGGTCACTGGCCCCAGGGCACgcagaaaggaggaagggagaagctgGAGGTGCAGAGGGAGGTAAGGAGGCACCAGGAGCCCACCCCAGCCTGGCTTTGGGGTCCCCCACGTCCCAGGCCCGGATGGCTGCGGCTGGGCACGCAAGCTAAAGGCAGGGAGTCGCACCAGCAGCACATGCCTGTCCTGGCCCCACTCGCCTTATCCCTGCACCCGGAGCGGGCTCAGctcagcagggagggaaaggatggggaaaaggaTGGGAGGGAGACAGCCCCCCTgctcagcaccctggggacagagctaGCCCCACCCCACCAGAGCTGGCCTTGGGGGAAGACAGGGATGATGTTCTTGGCGGAGAATCAGGTCCCTCGTCAAAGGGAAGGCAAAAGCCTCCAGGGAAGAGCCGTCCCCTGCACACCCTGGGATGAGGCACACGGGGAACCCTTCATGCCCCAGGGCACACAAATGCCATCACCAGGTGGGGAGACAGGAGAGCCCAGGGAAGGTGAGCAGCCGTTTTGGTCCCTGTCACCCGTCTGGAGGAGGCTCCTGGTGCTGGAAGGGAGGGCGATGACAGCCACGGGGCTTGGTCACAGCACCTCCcgtcctgctccttccccagtccGCTGAGGGAAGGGGACGAGCACAGAGCAGAACAGCCTCCATCCGTGAGGAGAGGGGTTAGAGCAGCAGACGGTTCAGGCACCAGCACTTCCAAGCTGGGATGAGGCAGCCTCTGACAGCTGATGCAGACACACGGGGATCCAATGAAAGTGCAACTTGGATTTCCTCTTCCCTAGAACAAGCCCCACGTGGAGGAAGAAGCCGGGGCCTCCCGCTTGGCTAGGGCGCCCGGAAGGCATTGGTGGCGGCACCCGCGGCAGCGTTGGCTGCAGCGGTGCGCACCGCCTGGTTGGAGAAGACCCCGGCGGCAAACTCCTCCTGCGCTTTCTGGAAGCTGGCGCCCGTCCGGCGGTACAGAGAGTGGATCTGGAAGAGAGCAACAGGCTCGGGGTCAGGGCACTGGTCCTGTTCCAGGCTCCCAATGAATGGAGCCGTGCCCTCGTGCCTGCCAAACCCCCTCCTTGTCCTCCCAAGGGGGCACTCTGGCCCCAAGGTTCCGTCGGAACTCACCTTTTTCAGCATAATGATGCCCAAAACAGCCACTGCTGTGAAGAACAAGGACACCAGGATCATCATCACAGCCACGGCCGTGTTCTGCCGCAGCGCTATCAGGCTCAAGATCCAGCCACTGCAAAACAAGAGGCAGTTGCCCACAAGTTCACCCTTTGCCACCCGCCACCTCCCTTCCTGGGGCACTCGGCCAGGCCGGGCTTCCCGGGGTCAGCACAACACGCACCTGAATCCCCAGTTCGGTATGCCAATCGCCTGCAGCACGTACATCACGTTCTGGGCAAAGAAGACGAAGAAGAAGACAAAGAAGTTGAAGGAACTGTCACTCCTGGGAGAAAGAGACAGGCAAGGTTAGGCCACCGAAAACCAACTCTCACGCCCTCCTCAAAGCGGGGGATGCAAGGAGAACGTGCGGGCCCCAGGGGTGCGGCCACTTGTTAAGGGACTTAAAGCAAGAAGAGATCCAGGGAAGGGGCATAAGGCAGCACAGGGACCTCCAACAGCAAGGTCCACGGGAAAACACGTTCCCGTGTCCTCCTTGGAGCAGCCCCACCCCAAGCAGGATTCGTTCCTCAGCCAGCAGCtctgaagtagggtttgatatattaaagctgtaaactaattgaagtaggagCTTAATTGAggagactgggtgccttaaggctgtacaaagagcagatgcaacagctGTAGTACTAAATGGCAGAACTTatctattttttaagaaagaatgctttaggacaatataaccttgtagtagaagctcaTCTCTCAGAACAAGGGGCCCAGGAGccttaacttcggcatttcactgcatcagctCGGTGCAGGATCACCACATCCCCCAGGCCCAAAGGCCACCAGGAGCCGGGATGCCTTCGGTGCTGCACGCGGGGCAGGGGCCCATCCCACCGAGCAGCCCAGTCTCCCCAGCTTCCAGCACCAGCCTCGCAGCCATCCCACCCCGCTGCTTTGCTGGCGCGGGAGCCCGAGCAGACACACCTGAAAGCTTTGTACATGGGCCTGTACCAGCAGACAAAGGAGCAGGGCGTGTAGAGGAGAGCCCAGAGAATGGAGAGGCCAAACCCAGAACCAGATGAGGGCTCCACACAGAACCAGGCCAGCGAGGACAAGAAGTTCAGGAAAAGAGCGATGGTGCTGGCTAAGAGAGAGGACATTGAatcgtcgaggttggaagggaccttccagatcatcgagtccaaccatcaccccaaccctgcccaaacccccactgacccacgtccctcagcaccacgtctgcccggcttttaaacccctccagggatggcgactccaccactgccctgggcagcctcttccaatgcttgacagccctttccatgaaggaatgtttcctaatatccatcctaaacctcccctggtgcaatttgaggctgttccctcttgtcccatcgcctgttccttgggggaagagcccgaccccccccggctaccccctcctttcagggagctgtagagagcgaggtctcccctcagccccctcttctccaggctgaacacccccagctccctcagccgctcctcgcaggactcctgctccagacccctcaccggctccgttgcccttctctggactcgctccagcccaTCCATCAGGCTCCCCCGCCACCGAGGGCTCAGCCCAGGCACCGAGCATTAATTGCCATttttccagagcagcagcacccGTGTGAACGCCTGACGCTtgttcctcatcctcctcccaggACCTGCCTGTAGATTTCCCCCGGGCCTCACCCATCCAGAGGTAATACATGGTGGAAACGGTCTTCTGGAAGTCGGCGGGGATCTCCACCGGGATGTCCTGGTAGAAGCAAGGCTTCACCGGGCAGAAGGACGGCAGCGGGGGCCAGTTGTTCATCCTCGCTGCgggaggaaggagagagcggcagtgccgggggggccgcggggaagggtgtccccccccgcccccggctccgccgcccaCTCACCGGCGGTGCCGCCGAGGGCCGCGTTCTGCAGCTCCCGCTCCCGCCGGTCCAGCTCCTCCGCTTTCCGGTTCAGCTCCTCCTGCCGCTTCAGCAGCTCGGCCGTGGCGGCCGCCGCCGAGGCCTGCGGGGGAGCGCAGGCCCTGGGGCTGCCGCCttctcccgccgcccccgcgccggccgtcccgctgccccccccgccccgttaccTGCGTGCCGTACGAGCCGTAGTTCCGGGGCTCGGTGGGGCTGGCTTTCCGCGGGGGCtgcgcggcggccggcggcggggccatgCTGGCGGCTGGTGGGAGCGGCGGCACCGACGGGGCCTGGtacggcggcggcggctgcgggaagAACGGGGAACAGGGGGGTCGGTGAGTCGCCCCGGGTAGGGCCCCGCTGCTGGGAAGCGGCCGCACcggccggcccgcccgccgcctcacCGCACTGCTGCCGAAGGGGTTGTAGTCGTCCAGCGCCGCGTGTTCCGGTCCGGGATCCTACGGGAGACACCGTGTGACACCGGGAACGGGACCACGGGGGCCGAGGCCGCTCCTGCTCGGACGGGACGCACCTGGAAGGGGTTGTCCGGGAGcgccgcggagccgccgcgcTGGGCCATGGCGGGAGCGGGACCGGGAGCGGGAGCCAGGAGCGGGACCCGGACCGGGACCGCCGCCGCCGTAgaccccgccccccccgccgccgatTGGCTGCCGCACCGTGACGTCACCGGCACGGCCCGCAGCACGGGGCAGCCCCACTGCAGGGGGCCTCTGCGCACGCGCAGGGCCGGGCGGCGGCGAGCACGTGATGTGGTCACATGTCCGGGAGTCACGTGCCGGCGCAtctcctccccccccttcccgcgCAGGGCCTGCCGGGAGCGCGTCTCCATGGCAACAGTGGGGCCGTgaccgggcccgggcccgggcccctCCGCCGCCCGGGCCCCACCTCGTCTCCACGGGCTCCTGGTGCCCCTTCCCACGGCCGGgccccccatcctcccccgggccccgggtcccccgcccagggccGTCTTCGTTCAGCCAGGCCCACGACGGCAGCAGGCCCCTCCGGCCGCCTCCCTGAGGGTCTCACGTCCGAACCCCTCGTACCGGGACGGCCGCGGCGCCCTCTGCCTCCGGCCTGCGTGGAACCCCTCAGGCTTTACCCTCGAGGAGGGCGGCGGGGTGCGGCGGAGCTGCAGTGTCACTGAGCCCACCTGAACCAGCCGACTCCATGGAAGTAAAAGGGTGAGGGAAGGACTCGTGGCCAACAAGCAGTTGGGGGGATTTAACTTTTGTGTCTCCTGGACCAGTTATTTATAGGGATCCCTGGTCCCATCGGCTGCGTGTGGACAGCATATTGACACCCCCTCCAAACGGGGAGTCCTCAGCACCCGGAGAGTGGCACAGGACATCTGTCCCTACTTGCCTCTGGTTCCCAGCCCAGCTTCGGCgcttagcagcagcagcagcacccctcTGCTAAAAATATTCTTTAGTCTCTGAACAAAGACTCACAAAATTACACACAAATTGGGAGCTCCCACTTCAGCCCAGACACCTGTCACCTTGAGCTCTGCTCTCCGCTGGGAATTCGAGTTTTGGAcactgatgtgttttttttttttttttaaagtctgagaCAGACCACAGGTATTATTTAATCAATCTAATTCTCCTCCGGTCTCAGCCGTGGGCTGGCTACACCTGTAGCAGGGCCCAGTCTtccccagctctccttccctggcacACTCCACCTCTCCCAGCAATACTGGGGGAGGCAGGTGAAAGCTCCCCGCCTAAGCTCTTTAAGTTGGGATCACAGGCTCATGAAGATGACCCAGTGTCACCCCTCCCAAGACTTCCCCCCACTCACTCCAGGTGAAGCCAGACCTTTCCTTTACCCCTCTTCATGGTGACAGCCTGCCAGAGCCAGGACACAGCCTGCCACAGATGGTGCCACAGCAAAGCGATAAGCTCCTGCAGAACCAACTGTTAAGTGTCTCCGCTCTGTTACTGACACCACCGCAGCCAGGCTGTCCCAGATACAGCAGCAGAGCATCTCCACAGAGCTGCCCTATAGTCTGAAATGTCCTCAGCAATCACCATAGAAAAGCCCAAGCCAAGGCCCCAGCCTCGCTGCAGAGCCAGCAAGAGCCAAAAAGGCCCTGCCAGATGCTGGGGTACGTGTTTGACAGCCCAATGTGGGCACCAGGGCACCCGCTTTCCAACCACCATCACCAGCAGCCAGTGCTCCATCCTGTCCAGGGAGCGAGAGGTTTCTCTAGTACTGAAGGATAAGGACCTGGACTTGCTCCTTCAGACCTTTTTCATCTGGATTTGTCACAGGTATCTTGTCCCCCTTTTTCTCTATCCCACCTCAATACTGATCACGGGGTGTCATGAAGGGCCAGCCTGTGTTTTGCTACTCCCCACACCAGAATCTGCTCAGGTCCAGCTGAAGCTCCAGGGGCTAAAAGCAGCCAAAAGAAGGCCCAGTGCAAGCTCAGACACTAGTCCAGCATCCCAGCTTGGGAAGAGTGGTGCGGATGGATAGAGCTGTCCCGGATCACAAAGTACCTTACATCCCACGAGAGCATGCGCCTGCCTTCCCGCCGCAAGGCACAGCATACAGCCACCGCTCAGGAGGAGCACAACCGACCAGCACAACAGCCCCAAGAGGGTCCAAACCCAGACCAGATGGTTTATtcacttcatatttatttttcacaaagacTGTACAAAATTCTTATAAAACTCTGGTGTGGGGATGGGCTATGACATTGATCCAAAAAATAATTCCCATGCAGTCCCACCAGTTTCATAACTTACAAGGAAACAGACAAGCTACAGAGAGCTGCGAGTCCTGGAGTATTTACACCGAGGAGGGCAGGAGAGAACAGGAGACAAAGCAACACGTGAACAGAGGTATTTACAATATGGACATACAGGCCCCCTCGCCTCACGAcagtggcagcagcaacagcaggagGTCAGGCCCATGGTGCTCAGAGGCCGATATAGAATATGGGCTATTTACAGTATCTCACATATTAACAGCTTTACAAACATGTCCAGGGAGTTCTTCTcatgtataaaaaaaaagcaccgAGTGTCTAGAAATCACACAGGCCTCCACGGGGGCTAGAATCTGAGGGCAGGCTGGCACCTCTGGCGTCATCGGCTGATGTCTCTGCTAGAGTCCCACATTTTTGAGCTTGGCTCCATCTCCAACACATCAAAGAAGGGGTGCTTGAGGGCTTCGGCCAGGGTGATGCGCTTGGACGGCTCGTACTCCAGCATGCTCTCAATGAGGTCAAAAAGGCGGTGATGGTCCTCAGCCTCAGAGGTCAGATATCGCTGAGGAGACGGAGGGGAGAGGTTAGGGCCAAGGATGCTGCACTCTGTCCTGGCTGCAATACGTTCCCTGGGCCAAACGGCTAAGCTGGGGGAAGACTGGTTTGTTCAGAACGTCTCTCGTTCTAGACCTGAGCTCTGGGCTGCTTTACCAAGCACAGCACTGCCAGGTTTTCACCCCCCACCATCTTTCCCAGGCACTTCCTGAGGTCTccatgccctcctcctcctccacttcAGATTAAGCTCAGGCTGCTGCAGTCTTCCTAGTTTATGTCTGGGACAGCCAAGGCTCCTTTGGGAAGACATCAGTCTGACCCTTTCAGTGGCCCAACCTTGCCCACAGGAAGAATCTTCACAACTGGGGCAGGCACTGTAAGACTCTGCAATGAGAAACGGATAAAGCAACCTGGTGCTTCTGCCCACCCCGCCTTACCCGCAGTGGCTTGCAGTTTTCCCGAACATAGCGGCCAGCAGAGGTGTTCTCGTCCCAGTCCAGGCGGCCATggtagaaatatttctgtttcctgtcGGGGTTAGAAGTGGGAACAGGTTACACTCAAGCACAAAACATCTTGCAGCAAGAGCAAGGCGCCAGCCCTGGCAGTGCACACTGCTCAGGACACTGCAGCAGCACCGACAACTGGCTCAGCAGGCAGCTTCAAAATCGATCCCTCAGAGAAAACCACTACATGAGAAGCAGGAGAGAGCTGCCAAGCCTGCAGTGCCCAGCTGGCCTTGCTCACCTCGTCTTCCGGATCATCCGAGAAGGAATTGGCCCCAAAATCCTCTCCATCATGGCCAGGTGCTCCCGGTTGTCATGCGTCTGAGAGAGAGAAACATAAAGGGAAGGCATGGAACAGATTCCAGTCGTTCTGCCTCCAGCCCAGTTCAGAACCCCTTGCTGGGCAACACCTCGGTCATCTCTACAAGACTGCAGTGATGGAGGGAACCCCATCAGTCCCAGAGGCTCCTGGCTGTACTGGGAGCCATGCAGCACACAGTTCTCACCTGAAACAGGGTGAAACCCACATAATACTCAAAGATGATGCAGCCAATGCTCCACACATCACAGGGCTGGTTCCAGCCAAGCTctaaaaaacaatgttttttaaagaaaagatccAGTTATGGCCTAAGATTCCAAATCCCTCCCCCTcacccttttaaaaacaaacatctgGAGAAAAATATTCCCATTCCAGCCAGGCTCCTGATATGCTGGTGGCAATATACTGCCCAGCTGGTAGCAATGCCAAAACACCAACTTATAAGTTGTTGACCCTCACAGAAAATTGAGAGTAGTGCATGTTAAATAAAGCACTTATCTCCCTGGGTAAACCTAGGGCCGCTACAGAATGATGTAGAGGAAAAATGCTTCTTAACCCAGcaggcagcacccagagccctccAGGCGAACACCTGCCTCCGCAGAAAGACCAAGCAGTACCTACCCAGTATGACTTCGGGGGCCCGGTAATGCCTGGTAGAGACAATCGTGCTGTGATGCTCATGGTCAAATGTGGCACTGCCGAAGTCCACCACTCTGATGGCCGTGCTCTTCACGCTCCGCTCATCCCTCTTCTTCGCGGAAGAGAATGGTAATGGTTACTCAGGAGTTCTGAGATGCGGACTTAGCCCCTTCCTTACACATCTCAGGCTTTGCCACAGCACACCACGGGAGGGGAAGGCTTCGGAGGGAACATTAACTCAGCACAATCCCCAGACAAACTCTCACCATCACGCAGGTAAGCCTGTGGTCCCTGTGGCTTACTTATAGACTACACAGGCTGCTCACGCAAGATATAGGCCCTGAACAAGTGCATGAACGTTGATGGTCAACCCTGTGTCTCCTGGGGCCACGTTCCAACTCCTCCCACCTGCTGATAAGGTACGGGATACTAAGAACCCAAGAGAAGACCCCTAACGCAAGGCAGCGCCATTACCTTTTCCAGATTATAGGAGAGTTCATAGTCAGAGTTCACAAAGAGGATGTTCTCTGGCTTGAGGTCAGTGTGAGTGAGTTTGTTGTCATGCAGAACTGAGGAAGCAAACAGAGTCAGGGTGATGGAACAGAAGCAATGGGAGGCTGCACCCACCCGAAGCACGAACACTGCTGATTCAGTCTGCTCGCACTGGCACCAGTTTAGCCCACATTTAGAACTGCCAGGCTAGTCCAGACTAAGATGCCTCGGCAGAAGCACAAAGATTTATCATATCGATCACCAGAACGTGTGTGGTGGTGGATGCTACAGTGCCCTGAGCTACTGCCAACCCACATGCATCAGAAAACATTACAATCAGGAAAAGGATTCATTCCAAGCACGCGTTCACTGCTGAAGGGGCAGGAAGGCTCGGTCTCAGAACTGGCACAGCGGCACCACAGCAAGAACTCGCTGCTTCAGGCCACCAGTTGAACTGGCCCAGATGTTGTGAGCTGCGCAGCTCTCCAGTCAGGGACCAGTGGAGAGAAGAGCAGTGAACACTTACATTTCACAGCCTGGCACACCTGGTAGGCCATGTGCCGTACTTGGTGGATGGGGTAAGGCAGATAGTTGTTGTCCTTCAGGAAATCAAaggtgctgagccccagcagtTCGAAGGAGATGCACATGTGGCCGTGGTAGTCAAACCAGTCAAACATCCTGACacaaagactgagaaaaaaaactcTGATTTGGGACAGATCTGCACACACCACTCGGCTCCGTTATCGCTGTGCCAGGCTCCTCCTTTCCTTGCTCAGTCTATCCCACAGCAAGCCAATATGCCTCCGAAAACGAGCTACAAACAAATTCAGTCACGCAACATCAAGTacctctcccatcccatccctgcaaCGGTGCTGAGGCGATGCTTGCCCTTCCCCTTTTAACATCAAGGGCACACTCACTTTGTGTTTTCAGGATCCTTCTCGTTGATTTTCTCCAGCACGTTAATTTCCAGCCGAGCAGCCTCTTTGTATTTCTCTACGTTTTTAATGATTTTGAGAGCAACACGTGCACCACCCCTGGgggagaaacaggaggaaaacacCAGATCACCCCTGAGCTGGGTCAGAGCCTGCGTCCTGCAAAAAGGGCTTTCTGACCCAGCCTCAGCCTGTGCAGCACGGCCTTCCGCCACCCTTGCTCACGCCAGAAGTGGCTGTTGTTAAGGGGTGGCCACCAAAGTAGTGCCTTTTCCCTCCCAGAGGCTCCCCCTGAGCCCTCTCCAACACAAGGGCAACCCAAGAGGGTGAACACCCAGACCAGCAGCAGAATACTGGAAACCAAGCAACTCATTTTCACCCCCAGGCTCCCAGGCTAAGCGTGAAAGGCTCCATCCCCAGCTGTGgtctctcttttcccctcacCACCAAGGTCTGGCCCAGGAGCAGACGTACCTCCGGTGATCGATGCACTGCACCACTCTGCCGAACGTGCCTTCCCCTAAGGTGCTAATAATCTcatctgagagagagagaaggagaggaaggcagaTGAGAGAGAGAGCACGACCTGGATGCAGCGCATACACAAGGCAGAGGAGAATGCATTGCAACACCTAACCTGCACACAGCTTGGGAGACCGGAGCAGCGGAAGGCTGACACCGGCTGCACAAGGCAACTGCCCTAGTTCCCTGGCACTTCAGTAACAATACAAAATATAAATGTAGCTttaacaaaaggggaaggaaaaggagagggtTTCTCTTtaataaacaatgaaaataaaatgaaacagaaagataaGACAGATCTGCGACTGCGATGGGAGCTTAACTAGAGAGCTAAATTATGTTACGATTTGGCTGTACATCTTTCTTGTAGCCAGTCGCCGACGCGATAGATCAGATGCCCCTCGTCGTCGTCCTCCACACTCTTGGCCCTTCTGCTGCTCTGTCGACTCCGCTGCTGGCCCAGGCAGACAGGGAATTCATCATTCACCAATCAGATTTTCAAACCAGCGCAGCAGCCAGCGTCACGCATTGGTTGGTTTGGAAATTCACATGGTTGTTTGAGGAGGGGTTGCAGGAGGAGATTCCCAGCCAATTCATACGGCACAGAGGAATATATAACGATAGGGATATTGCAAGGGAACATGTCAAGATACAACACACtagctcagaaaagaaaaaaacagttcgCTTTTcgttgtagcaaaaaaaaaaaaagaaaagaaaaaaaaagaaaaaaaaaagaacctacaAACAGCCCCACCCGAACCAGTGTGAGAGCAGAGACGGTCAGAACAAGGGCTAGCGGAGGGGCAGTGGAAGGGGCCAGCTGCTCTCGCTCCTAGGGGGGCTCAGAGAGGAATGGCACTGGCCTTCGGGTCCTGGATAATGCCAAGAGAGCAGCTGAAGCACAACTCTGCAGCCGGGCACTCAGTGGCCGCAGGGAGAGGCTCGCTTCAGCCCCACGGCAGCCACtgaggaaaggcagcagaaggcaggcgCTGGGAAGTCCTGCACAAGCAAAGGGCCAggctgccccacacagccactcccCATCCCATTCCAACAACCGCCCACATTGCTTTCCCCAGCCCCCACACTTAGAAAAAGATGAACTCAGAGATTTCAGAAGCAACTCTCGGTACAGTGATCCATCCAAAACCAGAGAGAATTTATAAGTGACTGCCTGGGGGAAGATGTTACACTTCTAGACCCTACCCCAAAGAAGCTGATCCTGGAAGGACTAACCTCCAGGAGAGAAGCAGAGGCCCAACAGGGAATAGGGACAGCCTGGGATGAGGCAGATAAGAGGTTTATGCCAGAGAAGAGAAAATTCCTGCCTTCAGTTCTTCAGCTAAGTATCCCCACACCTGGGAGCAACCAGCCAGCAGACTTGGGACCTGAATCCAGCCCACAATCCCATCCCTGGACATACAGCCGGAACAGACCAGACAACACTGAGAGCtccacacacagagcagaggacGTTATCTGGGGTCTAACAGAAGTGGAAGGTGAACAGCAGAATAGACAAGAAGAGAAACCAAGGGACACTGCTGAGAAGAGCCTGTGATGGTTGTTGCCTCCACCTGAACTGACCAGTTCACAAGCTCTACTCCTTTGCAAAGCCCCTCGCACGACATCCCCCATCAGCTGGGCCCACCCAGAAGGATCACGCTCTGACGCAGCACCTAACCCTCAGAGACAGGGGGGGCTTCCTGCCCGAACCAGGGACCATGGGGACCAAGCTGCCTGTCACAGACAGGCTGAGCTCTCTGCGACCAGGATCAGCTGAGCATTTGCTGTACAAACCTTGCACAAAAGGCTGCTTGGCTGGGGTTCCTAAACAGCTCTTAATGAGCGTCACCGAACAAAAGCAGCGCTCTGCAGGGATAAAGGAGCTGAGGACTGCAGCACCACCCCAGGGACACGCAAGCCTCGCAAGACACGCCTGTCCTCCTCCCACCTCGGAGCGGGCAACACTAAGAGAGGGTCGGAGCCGCCTGTGCCcagctggcacagggcagccacTGCCCAGGTGCATCAGGATGGTGGACAGGAACGGCTGTCTGCATCAAGGCTGTCTACACATTTCTCGAGCTGAGTCCGAGAGCTTTAGAAAGTGAGTTTTCTACTTACCCAGCTCGCCACCTGGGAGAGAAAGGTTACAGGGGAGGCCCAGCACAGCAGGATACTCACCGATGAGGAGCGACTAAAGGACCGGCTGCGGCGCCGCCTCCGCCTGTGCTTACGCCGGCTGCTTTTGCAGCTCCGGTAGCTGCCCTCACGGTCCCGGGAGCGTCGGTACTCGTAGGAATGACGGTACTCGGGTTCATAGTAGGCTTCCCCTCGCTCGCGGCTGTAATCGTTCCGCCGGTAGCTGTCACAGTAACGCCGGTCATAGGCTCTCCTGTCTGCTGAGTGGTCATCATAGCTAGGGAGGGGAAGCAAGCCAAGGGGGATTCGATTATGAACACCTCCCAGGACATTATAGCTCAGAGCACATGAGAGAACAGGGCCTGGGCCCCCCAGAAGCTGGGCTGCCCATAGTTGCCTCAAGCTGAGCTGGAGAAACACCACAGGGTTCAAGGTCCTGCCTCGTCTTTGCAGACTCACCTCCTGGACCGAACGTGGTAACTGTCTTCCCGACGGTGCCGACGATCACGCTCGCTGCTGCTCGATCGCGACCGTGTCCGCCGTCTCTTGTGTTTGCGACTTCTGTAGCGCTCATGATAGCTGCCTCGGCTGCTGCGCTCCGACGAGCGGTACCTTCTAGAGTGAGGCATCTAAGAGACAACAGGGATGACTTTGTGAGGCAATGGCAAGAGAGAGAAACCAGCACAGAGTCCATGGCCAAGAAGCCGAAAGGGCAAGGAGGGGGGAAGCAATGAGCAACATGTCCAAGCGTGCACAGGGGATCTGAGAGGGATGAACTTCTGAGAATCCTGTATGAGAGAGGATGTGACCACCCGCATGGGCCGTGCTTGCTGCAGTTCTGTTTTCCAGGTTACTTTCCCCTCTTCATCCCCCATCTCTATGGGCCACGGCTCCAGAAGCAGCCTTTGCACCTTCAGGGCCTCAACCTTCTCTCTTTCAAGTAATATGTTCcccaggaaggagaaaagcacCACCAAGGAAAACGGAAAGAAGGTGAAATGAAGCTCAGGATATCACCAGTGCTCGGTCCAAAGTCCTTGCGCACCAGTACTGAAGCCACTGAAGTGGGCAGCTCGTGAAGAGACGTCTCCAGTTTACTGACAATCAAGTGACATCTACGGTTCCCACAGCAAGCAGGGAGGGCCCTACAGCACCCAGGGAGCAAAAAGCTCTTTTCCATGCACGGAGGTGTTAACGAAGCTTTGCAGAGCCTACCTCAGAGGGAAGAGTGCTCACCTCTACGGCCCTGCTGAGATGCGAGAGTGAAGCACGAAGGAGAAAACCCTTCAGTACGATGGCACGCCTGGTCCCAACCCAAAGGGCTGGTTCTTGGGATCCCCCTCCCACCCTCACTCCACAGACATTCCCCACACGTATTCCGGTTCTGAAACATGAAGCAGCTCAACCTGCCGCATCTCCCTTTGTCCACTGACCTCCCACCACCGATTTTCCTCACCCCGAAAAGGTTCACTCACACCCGGCTGCTGCCCCGCACCCACACCTACGCTGACATTACCAGCAGGGCCGTCAGAATGCCAAACTGCCCCCGGTGATGTGGCGACCAGGGGGCACGGGCTGTCACCCCCCCGCTGGCTTCACCCCCCAGAGCCAGGCCGGGCTCTGCGGGGCCGCTCACGGCTCCCCCTTGTTCGCGGGTGCCGCCGCGTCCGGCTGCGCCCACTGCGGGCGCCGCTTCCAGCCTCTAAttaccggcggcggcggcaggcgc from Rissa tridactyla isolate bRisTri1 chromosome 23, bRisTri1.patW.cur.20221130, whole genome shotgun sequence harbors:
- the CLK2 gene encoding dual specificity protein kinase CLK2 isoform X3, whose translation is MPHSRRYRSSERSSRGSYHERYRSRKHKRRRTRSRSSSSERDRRHRREDSYHVRSRSYDDHSADRRAYDRRYCDSYRRNDYSRERGEAYYEPEYRHSYEYRRSRDREGSYRSCKSSRRKHRRRRRRSRSFSRSSSQRSRQSSRRAKSVEDDDEGHLIYRVGDWLQERYEIISTLGEGTFGRVVQCIDHRRGGARVALKIIKNVEKYKEAARLEINVLEKINEKDPENTNLCVRMFDWFDYHGHMCISFELLGLSTFDFLKDNNYLPYPIHQVRHMAYQVCQAVKFLHDNKLTHTDLKPENILFVNSDYELSYNLEKRDERSVKSTAIRVVDFGSATFDHEHHSTIVSTRHYRAPEVILGENCVLHGSQYSQEPLGLMGFPPSLQSCRDDRGVAQQGVLNWAGGRTTGICSMPSLYVSLSQTHDNREHLAMMERILGPIPSRMIRKTRKQKYFYHGRLDWDENTSAGRYVRENCKPLRRYLTSEAEDHHRLFDLIESMLEYEPSKRITLAEALKHPFFDVLEMEPSSKMWDSSRDISR
- the CLK2 gene encoding dual specificity protein kinase CLK2 isoform X1, whose translation is MPHSRRYRSSERSSRGSYHERYRSRKHKRRRTRSRSSSSERDRRHRREDSYHVRSRSYDDHSADRRAYDRRYCDSYRRNDYSRERGEAYYEPEYRHSYEYRRSRDREGSYRSCKSSRRKHRRRRRRSRSFSRSSSQRSRQSSRRAKSVEDDDEGHLIYRVGDWLQERYEIISTLGEGTFGRVVQCIDHRRGGARVALKIIKNVEKYKEAARLEINVLEKINEKDPENTNLCVRMFDWFDYHGHMCISFELLGLSTFDFLKDNNYLPYPIHQVRHMAYQVCQAVKFLHDNKLTHTDLKPENILFVNSDYELSYNLEKKRDERSVKSTAIRVVDFGSATFDHEHHSTIVSTRHYRAPEVILGENCVLHGSQYSQEPLGLMGFPPSLQSCRDDRGVAQQGVLNWAGGRTTGICSMPSLYVSLSQTHDNREHLAMMERILGPIPSRMIRKTRKQKYFYHGRLDWDENTSAGRYVRENCKPLRRYLTSEAEDHHRLFDLIESMLEYEPSKRITLAEALKHPFFDVLEMEPSSKMWDSSRDISR
- the CLK2 gene encoding dual specificity protein kinase CLK2 isoform X2; this encodes MPHSRRYRSSERSSRGSYHERYRSRKHKRRRTRSRSSSSERDRRHRREDSYHVRSRSYDDHSADRRAYDRRYCDSYRRNDYSRERGEAYYEPEYRHSYEYRRSRDREGSYRSCKSSRRKHRRRRRRSRSFSRSSSRSRQSSRRAKSVEDDDEGHLIYRVGDWLQERYEIISTLGEGTFGRVVQCIDHRRGGARVALKIIKNVEKYKEAARLEINVLEKINEKDPENTNLCVRMFDWFDYHGHMCISFELLGLSTFDFLKDNNYLPYPIHQVRHMAYQVCQAVKFLHDNKLTHTDLKPENILFVNSDYELSYNLEKKRDERSVKSTAIRVVDFGSATFDHEHHSTIVSTRHYRAPEVILGENCVLHGSQYSQEPLGLMGFPPSLQSCRDDRGVAQQGVLNWAGGRTTGICSMPSLYVSLSQTHDNREHLAMMERILGPIPSRMIRKTRKQKYFYHGRLDWDENTSAGRYVRENCKPLRRYLTSEAEDHHRLFDLIESMLEYEPSKRITLAEALKHPFFDVLEMEPSSKMWDSSRDISR